In one Lachnospiraceae bacterium GAM79 genomic region, the following are encoded:
- the secG gene encoding preprotein translocase subunit SecG: MVKTIIMVVYVIICIALTIIVLSQEGKSASLTSSITGGNYDNSYWGKNKGSSKDAVLRKITTVLGVLFIVIALLLDSKLF; encoded by the coding sequence ATGGTAAAGACAATTATCATGGTCGTATATGTAATTATATGTATAGCATTAACAATTATTGTCCTGTCACAGGAAGGTAAATCAGCCAGTCTGACAAGTTCAATTACCGGCGGTAATTATGATAATTCATACTGGGGCAAGAATAAAGGAAGTTCAAAAGATGCGGTTCTCAGAAAGATCACAACAGTGCTTGGTGTTCTTTTTATAGTAATTGCATTGCTTCTTGATTCTAAGCTGTTCTAG
- a CDS encoding cellulase family glycosylhydrolase: protein MNQKKKTIVLWGVIIVLAAAVVALSVILVTKSRKNNYPDGQKNAGTEAVIEGSGQDTEQKAEDGADQKKEKGASDTQKSTDDKKTLYAEVTVGSTWENNGMTAATETVTIYNKTDKAATDWSVDLEFSGKVTIDQLWNGKYTADGSVVHVTAESYNEEIPAGGSIDFGYNLSASDVKPVRCTLMIAGKEVTTVTGDDQQKNDENAAQTDGQSADSDKKDQSGSDKVTDSKIGKKEDDPYKVHGKLAVSGTDLVDASGSKFRLKGVSTHGLTWFADFVSKDTYQYFKDSFGINLVRFAMYTDTGDSYGYCSGGNKSEIEELLGKGVDAATDLGLYAIIDWHILNDNDPNMHIDDAKDFFDRISKKYASYGNVIYEIANEPNGGTTWDSVKSYAETIIPIIRKNAPDAIIIVGTPTWSQDVDVAAADPITDQTNLMYAVHFYAATHKDDLRNKVQSALDSGLPVFVSEFGLCDASGNGSIDYDQSDAWFDLIDDKNLSYAAWNISNKAETSSLFDSSCTKKSGFTDDDLSDSGRYIKEKIESSY from the coding sequence ATGAACCAGAAGAAAAAGACGATTGTATTATGGGGAGTCATCATAGTACTTGCAGCGGCTGTTGTGGCACTGTCAGTTATACTGGTGACAAAAAGTCGGAAAAATAATTATCCGGACGGACAGAAGAATGCCGGAACAGAAGCTGTGATAGAGGGATCCGGGCAGGATACGGAGCAAAAGGCTGAGGATGGCGCTGATCAAAAGAAAGAAAAGGGTGCATCCGATACTCAGAAGTCGACAGATGACAAGAAGACCTTATATGCAGAAGTAACGGTTGGAAGTACATGGGAAAATAACGGGATGACAGCCGCTACAGAGACGGTCACGATCTATAATAAGACCGATAAAGCTGCAACGGATTGGAGCGTTGATCTGGAATTTTCCGGGAAAGTAACGATCGACCAGCTCTGGAATGGAAAGTATACGGCAGATGGATCGGTGGTTCATGTAACCGCAGAAAGCTATAATGAGGAGATACCGGCTGGTGGCAGCATTGATTTTGGATATAATTTGTCAGCATCGGATGTGAAGCCTGTTCGTTGTACATTGATGATCGCAGGAAAAGAAGTAACAACTGTCACCGGCGATGATCAGCAGAAAAATGATGAGAATGCAGCTCAGACAGATGGGCAGTCCGCTGACAGCGATAAAAAAGATCAGTCCGGCAGCGATAAGGTCACCGACAGCAAAATCGGTAAAAAAGAAGATGATCCGTATAAGGTACATGGAAAACTTGCAGTATCGGGAACGGATCTGGTGGATGCATCCGGCAGTAAATTCCGGTTAAAAGGTGTCAGTACACACGGACTTACCTGGTTTGCTGATTTTGTAAGTAAGGACACCTATCAGTATTTCAAAGATTCCTTTGGTATCAATCTGGTGCGTTTTGCGATGTATACAGATACAGGAGATTCCTATGGATATTGTTCCGGCGGAAATAAATCAGAGATCGAGGAGCTTCTTGGAAAAGGTGTTGATGCAGCAACGGATCTTGGACTGTATGCGATCATTGACTGGCATATTTTAAATGACAATGACCCGAATATGCATATAGATGATGCAAAGGATTTCTTTGATCGGATATCAAAGAAATATGCTTCTTACGGAAATGTGATCTATGAGATCGCAAATGAACCTAATGGGGGAACAACCTGGGATTCCGTAAAGAGCTATGCGGAAACGATCATCCCGATCATACGAAAAAATGCGCCGGATGCTATTATCATTGTCGGAACACCAACTTGGAGTCAGGATGTAGACGTGGCAGCTGCAGATCCGATCACAGATCAGACAAATCTGATGTATGCGGTTCATTTCTATGCCGCAACCCATAAGGATGATCTGAGAAATAAGGTTCAGTCTGCACTTGATTCCGGACTCCCGGTTTTTGTATCGGAGTTTGGCTTGTGTGATGCATCAGGAAACGGTTCGATTGATTATGATCAGTCCGATGCATGGTTTGATCTGATCGATGATAAGAATCTAAGCTATGCGGCATGGAATATTTCAAATAAAGCCGAGACATCGTCATTATTTGATTCCTCCTGTACAAAGAAAAGTGGCTTTACAGATGATGATCTGTCAGACAGCGGAAGGTATATTAAGGAAAAAATTGAGAGTTCCTATTGA
- the thiE gene encoding thiamine phosphate synthase, translated as MSKQTHIKPEELLLYAVTDRHWLNGATLISQVEAALKGGATFIQLREKNLDDKAFYQEALEIQKLCKEYKVPFVINDNVELAKKIGADGVHVGQSDMEALDVRKVLGDDKIIGVSAQTVEQAELAEKHGADYLGVGAVFPTGSKNDATEVSFEMLQEICEHVHIPVIAIGGITRDNVVELSQSGICGIAVISAIFGQTDIEAATADLKKQTKKMLGE; from the coding sequence ATGAGTAAGCAGACACATATAAAGCCGGAGGAGCTTTTGCTATATGCAGTAACAGATAGACATTGGTTGAATGGGGCAACTCTGATCAGTCAGGTTGAGGCAGCATTAAAAGGCGGAGCAACCTTTATCCAGCTTCGTGAAAAAAATCTGGATGATAAAGCATTTTATCAGGAAGCTCTTGAGATCCAGAAATTATGCAAAGAATATAAGGTGCCGTTTGTAATCAATGATAATGTGGAGCTTGCAAAGAAGATTGGTGCAGATGGTGTGCATGTCGGACAGTCGGATATGGAAGCCTTAGATGTCAGAAAGGTGCTGGGAGACGATAAGATCATCGGAGTATCCGCACAGACAGTGGAACAGGCAGAACTGGCTGAAAAGCATGGAGCGGATTATCTGGGCGTTGGTGCGGTATTTCCAACCGGATCTAAGAATGATGCAACAGAAGTCAGTTTTGAGATGTTACAGGAAATCTGTGAGCATGTGCATATTCCGGTTATTGCAATCGGCGGCATAACCAGAGATAATGTTGTGGAATTAAGTCAAAGCGGAATTTGTGGTATCGCAGTTATCAGTGCGATCTTTGGTCAGACAGATATTGAGGCAGCTACGGCAGATTTAAAAAAACAGACAAAGAAGATGTTAGGAGAATAA
- a CDS encoding DUF58 domain-containing protein has translation MEILIAVLCFLVIYLGQTVIYRKYWDQGLSLDLDFDDRYLEIGDKSGITETITNRKMLPLTTLHVKFSTARSLQFQENENAVVTDFYHRNDPFSIMGNRKVVRKLSFTAKERGLFFISAVKLMAKDFLMSKTFALSVENQAYLYVFPEKLSNIQLDTVLDGMLGDLTSRRSLFPDPFAFSGLRTYSVGDPRKSINWKATARCDDLMVNVYEHTAEQRVKILVCLEPNTMIRVHYIQEMCISIASTAASYFLDNRIPVMIRANGYDLLSGEVEWVDFGSSGEHRFTVDKYLARITENAGIDRFVEVLKQEVTDVDSNTTYLIVSAYHKKDLLNELDHMAEKGKNIYMIVPYLNIQGCDDIRPYLHGMEVELNDT, from the coding sequence ATGGAGATACTGATAGCAGTATTGTGTTTTCTGGTGATCTATCTCGGACAGACTGTTATTTACCGCAAATACTGGGATCAGGGGCTTTCTCTTGATCTGGATTTTGATGACAGGTATCTGGAGATTGGCGATAAATCAGGGATAACAGAGACAATTACAAATCGAAAGATGCTGCCTCTTACAACTTTACATGTGAAGTTTTCCACAGCGAGATCCTTACAGTTTCAGGAAAATGAGAATGCGGTTGTTACGGATTTTTATCATAGAAATGATCCGTTTTCGATTATGGGAAACCGGAAGGTAGTCAGAAAGCTTTCATTTACGGCGAAAGAGCGAGGTTTGTTTTTTATCAGTGCTGTAAAGCTGATGGCAAAGGATTTTCTGATGTCGAAGACATTTGCGCTGTCTGTAGAAAATCAGGCATATCTGTATGTTTTCCCTGAAAAACTTTCTAATATACAGCTTGATACGGTCTTAGATGGTATGTTGGGTGATCTGACATCAAGGAGAAGTCTTTTTCCGGATCCGTTTGCTTTTTCCGGCCTGCGGACTTACAGTGTGGGAGACCCGAGAAAGAGCATTAACTGGAAAGCAACAGCCAGATGCGACGACCTGATGGTAAATGTATATGAGCACACGGCAGAACAGAGGGTGAAGATACTTGTCTGCCTGGAGCCGAACACCATGATAAGAGTTCATTATATACAGGAAATGTGTATCAGTATAGCATCCACGGCAGCATCTTACTTTCTGGATAACCGGATTCCTGTCATGATACGGGCAAATGGATATGATCTGTTATCCGGTGAGGTGGAATGGGTGGATTTTGGTTCTTCCGGAGAACATCGATTTACGGTTGATAAATATCTGGCACGGATAACGGAAAATGCCGGAATTGATAGATTTGTTGAAGTCTTGAAGCAGGAAGTGACAGATGTAGACAGTAATACAACATATCTGATCGTATCTGCATACCATAAAAAGGATTTGCTGAATGAACTTGATCATATGGCTGAAAAAGGAAAGAATATTTATATGATAGTTCCATATCTGAATATACAGGGGTGCGATGATATCAGACCTTATCTTCATGGAATGGAGGTAGAGTTAAATGACACATAA
- the thiD gene encoding bifunctional hydroxymethylpyrimidine kinase/phosphomethylpyrimidine kinase, with product MKTVLTIAGSDSGGGAGIQADIKTIMANGCYAMSAITALTAQNTMGVTGIQETTPEMLALQLDAVFTDILPDAIKIGMVASEKLIRVIADKLKEYQAEHVVVDTVMVSTSGHRLIDEDAIGALKECLLPIAEVITPNIPEAEVLAGMTIRDEQDMVCAAEKISKVYGCAVLCKGGHSINDANDVLYSDGKVNWYYGKRIDNPNTHGTGCTLSSAIASNLAKGYKIDEAIKNAKDYISGALADGMDLGHGSGPMNHGFDLKSRFAES from the coding sequence TTGAAGACAGTTCTTACAATAGCCGGAAGCGATTCCGGCGGCGGTGCGGGAATCCAGGCAGATATAAAGACCATTATGGCAAATGGTTGTTATGCCATGAGCGCAATCACCGCATTGACCGCCCAAAATACAATGGGAGTGACCGGGATTCAGGAGACAACGCCTGAGATGCTTGCTTTACAGCTTGACGCCGTATTTACGGATATCCTGCCGGATGCGATTAAGATCGGTATGGTCGCATCCGAGAAGTTGATCCGTGTGATCGCAGATAAGTTAAAAGAATATCAGGCAGAACATGTAGTTGTGGATACCGTTATGGTGTCAACCAGCGGACACCGGCTGATCGACGAGGATGCGATCGGTGCTTTAAAAGAATGTCTGCTTCCGATTGCAGAGGTTATTACTCCGAATATTCCGGAAGCAGAGGTATTGGCCGGAATGACGATCCGTGATGAACAGGATATGGTTTGTGCAGCTGAAAAAATATCAAAAGTCTATGGCTGCGCAGTCCTCTGCAAGGGAGGACACAGTATCAACGATGCAAATGATGTCTTATATTCAGACGGAAAAGTCAACTGGTATTATGGAAAACGAATCGATAATCCGAATACTCATGGAACCGGATGCACACTATCAAGTGCAATCGCATCAAATCTTGCAAAAGGGTATAAGATCGATGAAGCAATAAAGAACGCAAAAGACTATATATCCGGTGCGCTTGCAGATGGCATGGATCTGGGACATGGAAGCGGACCTATGAATCACGGCTTTGATCTGAAAAGCAGATTTGCAGAATCATGA
- a CDS encoding HAD family phosphatase encodes MIKGAIFDIDGTLIDSMGMWEHAAERYLAEMNIKAEPHLQKKLYTFTITESAEYLKKNYGLSKTIPDIIDGINETIGAFYRNEAEPKPGIIEFLSALQERKIPMTVATATDRVHIEAVLKHNHMDHFFKKIFTCSEVGIGKEYPDIYIQAAKYMQTNIADTWVFEDAYHGARTAFDAGFKVCGIYDAASAEHVNELKKYSTLYVDNTKELYNIFFL; translated from the coding sequence ATGATAAAAGGTGCGATCTTTGATATAGACGGAACACTGATCGATTCCATGGGAATGTGGGAGCATGCGGCAGAACGATATCTGGCAGAAATGAATATCAAGGCAGAACCACATCTTCAAAAAAAACTGTATACATTTACGATTACAGAATCTGCGGAATACCTAAAAAAGAATTACGGCTTGTCAAAAACGATTCCTGATATCATAGATGGAATCAATGAAACTATTGGAGCATTTTACAGAAATGAAGCAGAACCAAAGCCGGGGATCATAGAGTTCTTATCTGCCTTACAGGAGCGGAAAATTCCAATGACAGTAGCGACTGCGACAGACAGGGTTCATATCGAAGCCGTACTGAAGCATAATCATATGGATCATTTTTTCAAGAAGATCTTTACCTGCTCGGAGGTAGGAATCGGAAAAGAATATCCGGATATCTATATTCAGGCAGCAAAGTATATGCAGACGAACATTGCTGATACATGGGTGTTTGAGGACGCTTATCATGGAGCAAGAACGGCATTTGATGCAGGCTTCAAAGTATGTGGTATCTATGATGCTGCGAGTGCGGAGCATGTAAATGAGTTAAAAAAATACAGTACGCTGTATGTTGACAATACAAAGGAATTATATAATATTTTCTTCCTTTAA
- a CDS encoding MoxR family ATPase gives MKIAEVKEQADKICENISRVLIGREKEIRVILAALFAGGHVLVEDRPGTGKTLLAKTFAKSIGGQFKRVQFTPDLMPSDITGLSIYNRKSEDFVLVKGPVFTNILLADEINRATPRTQSSLLEAMEEQQVTIDGESHRLEAPFFVIATENPIETTGTYPLPEAQLDRFLIKISMGDNSKATEVSIMDRFMSENPFDTLQTVCDTDHIKTMQEAVREVFVHPCVKEYIADMILATRNNSRIQVGASSRGTVGLLRLSQAYAAMEGRTFVRPDDVRYMAPYVLAHRVIMAGHMDEKKEKAVIRELVDQIAVPVEDWEN, from the coding sequence ATGAAGATAGCAGAGGTAAAAGAACAGGCAGATAAGATCTGTGAGAATATATCGAGAGTACTGATCGGCAGAGAGAAGGAGATACGTGTGATACTGGCTGCACTTTTTGCGGGAGGTCATGTACTGGTGGAGGACAGACCGGGAACCGGTAAGACACTTTTAGCAAAGACATTTGCCAAAAGCATCGGAGGACAGTTTAAGAGAGTTCAGTTCACACCTGATCTTATGCCATCCGATATTACAGGTTTAAGTATCTATAATCGTAAATCAGAAGATTTTGTATTGGTGAAGGGACCTGTATTTACAAATATCCTGCTTGCAGATGAGATCAATCGTGCAACACCGAGAACACAGTCCAGTCTGCTTGAGGCAATGGAAGAGCAGCAGGTGACGATCGATGGAGAAAGTCATAGGCTTGAAGCACCGTTTTTTGTTATTGCAACAGAGAATCCGATCGAGACGACCGGTACATACCCGCTTCCGGAAGCCCAGCTTGATCGTTTCCTTATAAAGATCTCCATGGGAGATAATTCAAAGGCTACAGAGGTTTCGATCATGGATCGTTTTATGTCTGAGAATCCGTTTGATACACTTCAGACGGTCTGTGATACAGATCATATAAAGACGATGCAGGAAGCGGTCAGAGAAGTTTTTGTTCATCCTTGCGTAAAGGAATATATAGCAGACATGATCCTTGCGACCAGGAATAACAGCCGGATACAGGTTGGTGCAAGCTCCAGAGGCACGGTAGGGCTTCTTCGTCTGTCGCAGGCATATGCTGCTATGGAGGGCAGAACCTTTGTCCGTCCGGATGACGTCCGGTATATGGCACCGTATGTTCTGGCACATCGTGTGATCATGGCAGGACACATGGATGAGAAAAAGGAAAAGGCAGTGATCAGGGAACTGGTCGATCAGATCGCTGTTCCGGTTGAAGATTGGGAGAATTAA
- the rsmD gene encoding 16S rRNA (guanine(966)-N(2))-methyltransferase RsmD: MRVIAGTARSLRLETIDTMDTRPTTDRIKETLFNIISRELPDCTFLDLFSGSGAIAIEALSRGAKQAVLVEQNRKAVDCINRNLEFTGLKDKARVITGDCVAAIDSLERSGLVFDIIFMDPPYGKLLEKQVLNRLASSGIVDKNTWIIVESDLNTEYDYLTDIGFEIDRVKKYKTNKHTFIQEIL, translated from the coding sequence ATGAGAGTAATAGCGGGAACTGCCAGAAGTCTTCGTTTGGAAACGATCGACACGATGGATACCAGACCGACAACAGACCGGATCAAAGAGACCTTATTTAATATCATATCGAGAGAATTGCCGGATTGTACATTCCTGGATCTGTTCAGTGGAAGCGGGGCGATCGCGATCGAAGCATTGAGTCGTGGAGCAAAGCAGGCAGTCCTTGTAGAACAGAATCGGAAGGCAGTAGACTGCATTAACCGCAATCTGGAATTTACCGGATTAAAAGACAAGGCCAGGGTCATCACAGGAGACTGTGTTGCGGCGATTGACAGTCTGGAACGGTCAGGACTTGTGTTTGATATTATATTTATGGATCCTCCATATGGAAAATTATTAGAAAAACAGGTATTGAACCGTCTTGCGTCTTCAGGTATTGTTGATAAAAACACATGGATCATTGTTGAATCGGATCTGAATACAGAATATGATTATTTAACAGATATAGGATTCGAAATCGATCGTGTGAAGAAGTATAAGACGAATAAACATACATTTATACAGGAGATTTTATAA
- the thiM gene encoding hydroxyethylthiazole kinase, translating to MIKVCFENVKAKTPLVHNITNYVTVNDVANVLLACGGSPIMADDIDDVEDITGICGGLNINIGTLNKNTIPSMLAAGKKANELGHAVLLDPVGAGASRLRTETAMKLLNEIKFDVIRGNISEIKTLAFGSGSTKGVDADVADAVTEDTLDQAVDFVKKFAGKLGCIIAVTGAIDLVADADTCYVIRNGRPEMGKITGTGCQLSGLMTAYLTANPDNKLEAAATAVILMGVAGEVGFANMESTDGNSTYRNRIIDAIYNMDADKLCSMAKYEIR from the coding sequence ATGATCAAGGTGTGTTTTGAAAATGTAAAGGCGAAAACTCCGCTGGTGCATAATATCACGAATTATGTAACAGTAAATGATGTTGCAAATGTGCTTCTGGCATGTGGAGGAAGTCCGATCATGGCAGATGATATTGACGATGTGGAAGATATCACCGGTATCTGTGGTGGTTTAAATATTAATATTGGGACCTTAAATAAGAATACGATCCCATCCATGCTTGCTGCCGGCAAAAAGGCAAATGAGCTGGGACATGCCGTGCTGCTTGATCCGGTGGGCGCAGGAGCCAGCAGACTACGTACAGAGACAGCGATGAAGCTTTTAAATGAGATAAAATTTGATGTGATCCGTGGAAATATATCAGAAATCAAGACTCTTGCATTTGGTTCCGGCAGTACAAAAGGCGTAGATGCAGATGTGGCTGATGCAGTTACAGAAGATACTCTCGATCAGGCGGTTGATTTTGTGAAAAAATTTGCGGGAAAACTTGGCTGTATCATCGCTGTTACAGGAGCAATCGATCTGGTAGCAGATGCAGATACCTGTTATGTGATTCGGAACGGAAGACCGGAGATGGGTAAGATCACAGGAACCGGATGCCAGTTGTCCGGTCTTATGACAGCTTATCTGACAGCAAATCCGGATAACAAACTGGAAGCTGCTGCAACTGCCGTTATACTGATGGGAGTTGCCGGAGAAGTCGGATTTGCGAATATGGAGTCTACAGATGGCAATTCAACTTATAGAAACCGCATTATTGACGCAATCTATAATATGGATGCAGATAAGCTTTGCAGTATGGCAAAGTATGAGATCAGATAA
- the recG gene encoding ATP-dependent DNA helicase RecG, with amino-acid sequence MELKDKVTCIKGIGEKTAGNLAKLGISTVSDLIHYYPRTYITYMDPVDIQDIQADERQAVSVTINSRVEVKKLRGFSIATAYAKDYTGTIKLTWFNCPFLRNYFHIGDRYIFVGEVKYKNGMYTMSQPEYYTVPQYQEILKEWQPVYGCTAGITSKTIQKAVKGTLPLIQTLSDYIPEDIRDEYDLMRANEAVTHIHFPDTEDHLRAAIKRVAFDEFYEFIENMHSLKEHDTVKYNQAKIPFTEQVTGFIESLPYRLTGAQMDAVRDIMADMNSEHVMNRLVQGDVGSGKTIVAAIALFACATQGYQGVIMAPTEVLANQHFKELTGLFEPYGIHVTLLTGSMTAKEKREAYQEIAEHRADVIVGTHALIQDKVEYDNLALVVTDEQHRFGVRQREKLSLKGGTPHVLVMSATPIPRTLAIIMYGDLDISVINELPAGRIPIKNCVVDESYRPKAQAFIRAEVKKGHQVYVVCPMVEESEALDDVANVVEYSEDLSQKLDSSIHVAYLHGKMTGDEKNRILTDFYEKKVDVLVSTTVIEVGINNPNATVMMVENAERFGLAALHQLRGRVGRGNLQSYCIFISGKKNKEVMERLNVLADSNDGFYIAGEDLKRRGPGDFFGIRQSGDVLFKMGDIYKHADMLKAASDVYEKYGDRIRTEFDRSVAARNEMYGKPIL; translated from the coding sequence ATGGAATTAAAGGATAAGGTAACTTGTATTAAAGGGATAGGAGAAAAAACAGCCGGTAATCTGGCAAAGCTTGGTATCTCTACAGTGAGTGACCTTATCCATTATTATCCAAGAACTTATATTACATATATGGATCCTGTTGACATTCAGGATATACAGGCAGATGAGCGTCAGGCAGTAAGTGTGACGATCAACAGTCGGGTGGAAGTGAAGAAGCTTCGCGGATTCTCGATTGCGACTGCCTATGCCAAAGATTATACCGGGACAATTAAACTGACATGGTTTAATTGTCCTTTTCTGCGTAATTATTTTCATATTGGAGATCGTTATATCTTTGTCGGAGAAGTGAAATATAAGAATGGCATGTATACGATGAGCCAGCCGGAGTACTATACAGTGCCCCAATATCAGGAAATTTTAAAAGAATGGCAGCCTGTATATGGTTGTACGGCGGGTATTACAAGCAAGACGATCCAGAAAGCGGTAAAGGGAACGCTTCCTCTGATTCAGACGCTTTCAGATTATATACCGGAGGACATTCGGGATGAATATGATCTGATGAGGGCAAATGAAGCCGTAACCCATATCCATTTCCCGGATACGGAGGATCACTTAAGAGCTGCGATCAAGCGGGTTGCCTTTGATGAATTTTATGAATTTATAGAGAATATGCATAGTCTGAAAGAACATGATACGGTGAAATACAATCAGGCGAAGATACCATTTACGGAGCAGGTGACAGGGTTTATCGAGAGCCTTCCGTATCGTCTGACTGGGGCACAGATGGATGCGGTTCGAGATATCATGGCAGATATGAATTCAGAGCATGTGATGAACCGTCTTGTACAGGGGGATGTCGGTTCCGGTAAAACGATCGTTGCTGCGATCGCTTTATTTGCCTGTGCGACGCAGGGTTATCAGGGTGTGATCATGGCGCCGACCGAGGTACTTGCAAATCAGCACTTTAAAGAACTGACCGGCTTATTTGAGCCATATGGAATCCATGTTACGCTGTTGACCGGTTCGATGACGGCAAAGGAGAAACGGGAAGCGTATCAGGAGATTGCAGAGCATCGTGCGGATGTGATCGTTGGAACGCATGCGTTGATACAGGACAAGGTGGAATATGATAATCTGGCGCTTGTTGTGACGGATGAGCAGCATCGGTTTGGCGTAAGACAGAGAGAGAAATTATCGTTAAAAGGGGGAACGCCACATGTTCTTGTTATGAGTGCGACACCGATTCCGAGAACCCTTGCGATCATTATGTACGGAGATCTTGATATTTCGGTAATTAATGAACTGCCGGCAGGACGGATTCCGATCAAAAACTGTGTAGTGGATGAGAGCTACCGCCCGAAAGCACAGGCATTTATCCGGGCAGAGGTTAAGAAAGGACATCAGGTCTATGTGGTATGCCCGATGGTGGAGGAAAGCGAAGCCTTAGATGATGTGGCAAATGTAGTTGAGTATTCGGAAGATCTGTCACAGAAGCTTGACAGCAGCATACATGTGGCCTATTTGCATGGCAAGATGACAGGGGATGAGAAGAACCGTATCCTGACGGATTTTTATGAAAAAAAGGTTGATGTACTGGTATCTACAACGGTTATCGAGGTAGGGATCAATAATCCGAATGCCACGGTTATGATGGTAGAAAATGCAGAACGGTTTGGACTGGCAGCTCTGCATCAGCTCCGTGGGCGTGTGGGACGTGGAAATCTGCAGTCTTATTGTATCTTTATCAGTGGAAAGAAAAATAAAGAAGTGATGGAACGATTAAATGTACTTGCAGATTCAAACGATGGCTTTTATATTGCGGGAGAAGATCTGAAACGGAGAGGACCGGGAGATTTCTTTGGTATCAGACAGAGCGGAGATGTACTGTTTAAGATGGGAGATATCTATAAACATGCCGACATGTTAAAGGCAGCATCGGATGTCTATGAGAAGTATGGTGACCGCATACGGACAGAATTTGACCGAAGTGTAGCAGCAAGAAATGAGATGTATGGAAAACCGATATTATAA
- the coaD gene encoding pantetheine-phosphate adenylyltransferase, which produces MSSAIYPGSFDPVTLGHLDVIKRSAEMFDEVIIGVLNNTSKTPLFSVKERVNMLSEVVSDIPNVRVESFGGLLIDFARQNGVKTIIRGLRAVTDFEYELQIAQSNRKVAPEIDTVFLTTSIEYAYLSSSIVKEYARYGVDVTQFVPIEVVDRIKEKYNRAF; this is translated from the coding sequence ATGAGTAGTGCAATTTATCCGGGAAGTTTTGACCCGGTCACATTGGGGCATTTGGATGTGATTAAACGCTCTGCGGAGATGTTTGATGAAGTGATCATCGGCGTTTTGAACAATACTTCAAAAACTCCATTGTTTTCTGTAAAAGAACGTGTTAATATGTTGTCTGAAGTGGTGTCAGATATACCGAATGTTCGTGTTGAGAGCTTTGGGGGACTGCTGATTGATTTTGCCAGACAGAATGGTGTAAAAACGATTATCAGAGGCTTAAGAGCTGTAACAGATTTTGAATATGAATTGCAGATTGCACAGAGTAATCGTAAAGTTGCACCGGAGATTGACACCGTATTTTTGACAACGAGTATTGAATATGCATATCTGAGTTCCAGTATCGTGAAGGAGTATGCAAGATATGGGGTAGATGTTACACAGTTTGTTCCAATAGAAGTTGTCGATCGTATAAAAGAAAAATATAACAGAGCATTTTAG